GGATTTTTCCATTCTCATAAAAGATTTTAAAGTCTTTGAAAAACACATTGATTTGAATCGTTTTCCAATCCGGATATTTAGTGAGGATACCCTCAAAGTGAGCATGATACTCGTTGTACGTTTCATATATCATATCTACGGTACCAATATCCAAGTCCTTTTGAAATGTTTCAAAGTCAACACTTTCCCTGCGGTCATCACGCAGATACTGAATCTCATATCCCCGATTAAAATTTGTCTGCTCAAGTCCTGAAAAAACCACTTTAGCAAAGCCTGTTGCCATAACACCTTTATCTTGAATTATATAAATCCCATCTTCGAACTCAAAGGTCAGAGCCTGATCCGATAAAATAGCATTGGTTATCCTGCAATCGTGCATATGAAATCCCATTTTGGGTAAAGAAATATCAAATGATTGTAACATAGCTGAAGAACCTCCTGAAAGATTAAGGGCATATTAGAGTTTATCTATCGCTTTTCTTAAATAAAGAAATACTATTAATCAATATTGATACTATAGTAAGAACCCATAACGCTTTTGACATAGTAGGAACAACATCCATCAATGCAGACCAATCTTCATTTAAAACCCATTTTGCATCTGCACTATAGAATGCGCACAGTGTTAAAGCAGTCAATGATAAGCTGATAAATCTAAACCACTTTGCATCTTGATTTCTTATACTCCAAACAATATTTAATATTGCTGTGAGGATTGCAGCAACTCCTAATACCATCCACATAAGTTTATCCTCCCATAGATTCCTGTTTGTATTTCTGAGTAAAAGCTATTTTCATTATATCACTCCATCCTAAAGAAATCATTAAGCAATTATGCATATGTAAAACGACCTCCGCTCTCACAGAGGCCGCTTACCTATGTTTCCTTACAGCGCACCGAGCTTTTTCAGTAACTCTACGCAGTCCTTTGCCCCCTGCACATAGAGATGCTGGCATTCGTGATCGGCAATGAGATTGGTTTTCTCAAAGTAATCGGTGAGTATTCTCTGCTGATCCTCCGGCAGTGATTTGACAATCTGATTAGCCTGTGAGCTGAGAGCCTTTACCTCGGCATAACGCTGCAGCTCGCTGTCATTCAGAGTTTCTTTGCGCTTTTCGATTGCAGCTTCTGTCAGCTCCCGGATTGCCATTTCAAAGATTTCACTTTTGTCCATTGCACGTTTCCCTCCTTTCGCAACACACCATAAACGAATGTATTTCTATAGTCCATACCCAAATGAAACAAAGCTATCTTACAATTTTAGGTTCGCCTCTTTTGATAGTTATATGCATCCTCAAAATCAACCGCACCGTTGATCCGTTTGACTTCCTCCACACATTTTAAGTGTAGGCTTTGCAGTGCCTGCTCGTCAACCGCATGAGTATACGCCACCACATGAGAGAGCTTGGACAGCTCCGTAGCAATCTTGAAATCCATTCTGGCCAGCCGGTTTTCCGTATCCCGGATGGCACTGACAAGAACGGAGGATAAGCTCTGTAACAGATAGTTCTCAATTTTCTGCGAGGTGAGATACCCGCAATAAAACTTCAGTGCCTCGGTGACAAACTCATTTCGGGATTTCACGTTGGCCTGTGTGAGCAGCTCATCGCACCGATCCAGCACTTCCTTTTCGATATAAAAGCCGGTGCGGACTTTTTCTGGTTCCTTTGCCATACTGCCTCCTTTTCTCTGTGGGTTTTGCCCCGGTATGCAGTGTAAGCCCCGGAAGCGCCCGATTTTTCTTGCTCTTTTCTGAAACCAGCATAACAAATCAGGGCTTCGGGCAGAAAGTTATGTCATTTCGCAATCCCCGAACGGCTTTGCCGGTCGGTGTTTTTCGGGTTTAGGCTGCCAAAGCAGCATAAACTCTTTAACCTGCACCACTTTCAACCCTACCGGAATGCCCTCATTCTGAGAATTCTTCACCGCATCCGGGGCTTTCTCACATTCTCTCCACACGGGCGCAACGTGGGCGGTACGATGCCAATAGGTATCGGGATGCCACCCTGCCTGCCAAAAGGCCACACAGGGCAACACCGCCGCTCACACGCCCGGACAGCGTTTCTGCCTACGCCAGCCTATTGTCAGAGCCACCAGTCGCAGCAGGGCGAACCGGTCTTTTGGGTTTTGCAGCGGCCTCACGAGAGAGCTTATCGTCAATGTACTCACGGGTGGCCTGTGGAACGTGCTTTTCATAGAGCTTCTGGATGGTATCCTCCAGCTCCGTCTGCAAATCCGTATCCTTTTTGCTCATGTGGTAGGTCAGGGTATCCAGCTTTTCGCTGTCAAAGCTGATGGTAATTGTTGCTTTTTTCATGATACTTTCCTCCATTTTATTATTTCATTTGGGGTGACTGTAAGGGGGTATCGCCCTCTTGCGTGACCCATTTTTCATAATCTGATACCGGACAGTACCCGGCAAGCATGGACGAGAATTCCTCCAAGCGGGAGGGCTTTACCTTGTCCAGCTCCATCTGCAAACCGTAGTAGCCGTTGTAAATCTTGACCACCTCAGCATCCAAAACATCAGCCCAAGCCGCTTTCCCGGCATGGGTCAGGGTATGCTCATCCAGCTCCACGATGGTGGCAGGCTGTACCTCCACATCCTTGTGCAGCAGATGGATATCCTCCCAATGTAGATGAAGCAAATCTTTCAGTCTGCTGACCTGAGAGGATGCTTCCGGCAGCTGCTCCGCTTCCTCCGGGTGACCTCCATACTGCGGACAGAAATCGAGGTAATAGCACACGTCGATGCCGCTGTCGCCCAGCTCAACATTTGCCACTTCTTTACGCTCATGGAGCATATCCAGCAAGGTATCCGTACTGTTAAAATCATGCTCAAAGCCGGTTTGCTGTGCCAGCTCATCAAAGCTAATGATCCAGTTGCCCTCGGTCGTATTCTGCGTTCCGGTGGTCACGATGTAGTCCGCTGTGGCTGTCATCAGCTCGTTGAGGTGCTGCAATGCCGGAGAGGTAAGAGCGGAAATGTTGGGGACATAGGAGGCATACCGGCAGTAGCCATAGCTCTCTGATTCCACCAGCAGTCCGTCATTTCTGCCCTCGCCGGTAAGCAGCAGGCAGTGATACACACCTTTGCTGTCACAGTGCATCTGCTCCATATTTTCCTGAATAAAGTTATAATCCCTCATAGGTTTTTGCAGCATAGCTTCAAAAACTTCAGCGGGAAGCCGAATGGTTTTTGATACCTCAAAGCTCCACAGATCGAAATCCGAGGGCTTTCTTTCAAAGATTGCTTTCATATTACGCCGCCTCCTTTACGGCAAAAACTGTCTTGGATTCACTTTCTTACCGCCGATGCGCACCTCCAGATGGAGGTGGTTTCCGGTGCTTCGCCCGGTGCTGCCCACGGCTGCGATCACATCGCCCTGCTGCACTGTTTGCCCGGAACGAACATATACCTTGGAGCAGTGACCGTATAAAGTGACCATGCCATCTCCATGATCAATAACCACATGGTAACCATAGCCGCTGCTGCCAGAGTCTTTTACATAGCTGACCACACCGGTGCGGGCGGCATGTATCGGTGTTCCTTTTGGTGCGCCCATGTCGAGGCCGGAATGACCCTCGCCGCCACCGCCGCCGAACGGATTCGACCTCCAACCGAATTCTGAGGTGACCATGCTGCGCCAGTTTGCTCCAAGGGGGCTGGCAAAATCACCGCCGCCAGTGTAAATCTCACCGTCAAATACATCACCAGACCATTCATCCTCTCCGATGCTTCCATCTCTCGGCAGACCGTGTCCATAAAGCACACGGCTGTAAATCTGAGCGGCATTTACTTTGTTTTCCTCTGTAATTATTCTGGAGAGGGAGCTTTCAAGATTTGCATATATCTCATTCAGATCGGTAATGGGAACAGCTACCGTATAGGTTTCTTCCGTTTCATTGCCGTTCTCATCGGTGACGATGCGGGTGCGTTCCTCATACCGGACGAAGCAATCCGCAAAGGCTCGGTAATCGGATGCATTCATCCGCAGATTTTCAGCGCCGAAATACAGAGAATAAAAAATGGATTTCATGCGGGTGCTGTCGATGCTACCGCTTTCGATCATGAGAGTAATCGCAGACACAGCTTCATCCAGATCAGAGAAGCTGTCCCACATATCCTCGATGTACTGCCGGTACTCCGCTGGCACCTGCGAGGAAATGCTGCCGCCGTGAAAGCTCAAATCCACAGCGGAATTGTTGTGGTCTGCGGTACCGGACAGCAGGCTCATGATCATAACGATGATTAAAATAAATGGGGTGAGAATGGCGGCGATGACCACACCTGCCGCTTTCCATGTCCGTTTGTCGGTGGCTGCAGCGATTGCCGCTTTCACCGCAAGAGTGATGGTTGCCGGGTCTGCCATAGAAGCATCACATCCTTTCTATTGACAAAGCGCAACCTATTGCGTATAATAAAATGCAATAGGTTGCGCTTTTTAGATGAGGGAGTATCAAAATGAAAATACCAGAGAATAAACAATATGTCCTGTTTGGCGGCGCTTTTGTATTAGCGAATAAATTGCAGCTGGTGGCTGATAAAAAGACGCACGGACTTTCTACAAAGCAGTGGTTTTTGCTGCGTAATTTAAGCGATTTGCCCGCCGATCCACCTCCCACCATCACTATGCTGGCGAAGGAAACCGACACCTCACGGCAGAATGTCAGCAAGATGCTGGAGGTGCTGCAGCGGCAGGGCTATGTGGCGTTGCAGAACAATGCGGAAGACCATCGCAGTCAAAGTGTTGTGCTGACGGAGTCAGGCGCACAGGTACTACGGCAGGTTGCACAGGAGGCCGTCCCTTTTTTCACCAAACTGTTTTCCGGTATCAGCGAGGAAGAGTGCGCAGTATCCGCCGATGTGGTGATAAAACTTATTGATAATCTCTGCAAAATGCAGGAGGAGATGGAATGACACAAAAGAAGAGAAAATCGATAATATCCATTGTCGCCGTCATTGTGATGGGACTTACAGCCCTTGTGTTTTTAAATTTACCCAAGCCGGTAACGGCATCGGATGCGTCATTTGATCTGGCACAAATTGCGGATGGTACTTATTCGGGCAGTTGTGACAATGGTCTTGTAAAGGTGCGTGTGGAGGTACTCGTAAAAAACCACGCCATTGTAGAAGTACGACTTCTGGAGCATGATAATGGCTTGGGCAGCACCGCAGAGATTATTACCGACATGGTCATACAACGGCAAAGCGTAGAGGTTGATGCGATATCCGGGGCAACCATAAGCTCAAAAACAATATTGAAAGCGGTTGAAAACGCTTTATCGGAAGGATGGAAAACGAAATGAATACAGCAGTCATCTATAAATCTCACTATGGTTCCACCGAGATCTATGCCAAGTGGCTTGCGAAGGACTTGGACGCTGATTTGCTTCAAGCCGAACAAGTAAAACCAGCTGATTTGCAAAAATATCAAACCATCGTCTATGGCGGCGGACTCTATGCCGGTGGTGTGAACGGCATCGCCCTGCTGACAAAAAACTTTGAGCTTATTAAAGACAAGGCTCTCTACCTGTTTACTGTAGGAGCGGCTGATGTAACCGACCCGGAGAACCTAAAAAACATTCGAAGTGCCTTAGAGCAAAAGCTGCCTCCTGCCATGCGGGAAAAGTTACACATATACCATCTTCGGGGTGGGATGCGCTATTCAAAAATGAACTTTATGCACCGCACAATGATGAATATGATGGTGAAAATGTTGCGGAAGAAAGCGGAAAACGAGTTACGGGCAGAGGACAAAATAATGTTGGAAACCTATGGGCAGGATATCGATTTCACTGACCGCGCTGCCATTGTGCCTCTGGTAGCAGACATCAGAGCGGGTGCAAAGTCGCAATAATTTCACCACCATTTCTGTTCCCAAAGGCTGAACTGCGCATTTTCTGCAGTCTGCTGCTCCTGCGCCAGCCGGATGGATTTCTCCACCGCCTGATCCAAAAAATCCGTATCAAATCCTGCGGTTTCATAGCCCTCGGCGATGGTGTGGAGATAAAAATCGGAGGGTGCGCCGAACTCCCTGCCGTCATTCATGATATAGACCATCGCATTTACCAGCTTACCGTTCAGCTCTACCTCCAGCATTTCCTTGCGGTAAAAATTCGGATAGCCCTCATAACGGTCGAGGGAAAGCTCATCCTGCGGCCTGATCTTCCATAGAAGCACAGGCACGGAGCTGCCCTCCAGCGGCTCAATGGTAGCAACGGCACCACGGCTGCCGCCACGAAACAGCAGCTCATATCCTTTGACCTCGCTGGCTCCCACCACCTTGGCGGTGGGGCAGCGGAATGCCATCTGCGGCAGATGAAGATTGCTGCCGTAGGCAATGTATAAGCGGTTCTTTGTCATATTTCCTCCTAACATTCACACAAATTTACATATGCATAGTAAAAGCCGGGGTATCTTCTGCCTCGGCTTCGGTTGCTTCTGGAGCGGTCGGCGGGGTTTCCTGCCGTGCCTGTTCCAGTTCTTTTTCTTTTTTCTGCCGCATCCGTTCCTTTTGCTTTTCTGCCTGTGCGGGATCACGCCAAGCAATGCAGCCGTCCAAATTCTTCAGCAGATGCTCACGGGCGGTCTTAAATTCATCCCCAATCAGCCCCAAGCGTAGCAGCCAAGTGCGAAAGGTGTACTTTTCATTGGTGGTCTGTGTCTTGGTGCGGCTGGCACAGCGTTGATTGAGCGCCTGTGCGGATATGGCCATGTACTCCATTTCGGGATCGAGCGCAGTGATATTCATGCCGGATTCCCGCAGATTGCACAGAATGAGCTTGAGCAAATAGCTCTTGCCCTGACCGCTGTTGCCGAGAATCAGAATGTTGGCATTGGTCTTGTCATCGGCTCGCTTGTTGAAGTCCACCAGCACATTACTGCCGAACTTATCCCGCCCCACATAAAAGCCATTGCCGTCTGTTTTGCCCGAATAGTTGAAGGGATAGAGGTTCGCCACAGAGCTTGCCGGGAGAACACGCTCGAACTGGTCACGAAACACATTAAAGCCGCTGGGCATCACGCACTGGAAGCCCTGCTGCTGGCGGAGCATCAGTCTGTCCACATTGAGCTTAGAGCGGATCAGCTCAGTCATGACCTCGGTCTGCAATAGCTTCAGCTGATCCAGATCGTGTGCCGAAAGCTCAATGTACACAGCCGAGTGGATGAAGGGTTCCCGGTTCCGGTGTGCCTGTGCCACAATGGTCGCCACATCCTGCAGATTGCTTTCAGCCATGACCGTCTGCTGTAAATCATTGGTATTAGATTTACTCAAACGGTTTTTATTGGCGGCGTTGCTGATGATTTTCTTTTCCTCCACCGGCGTGACATGGCGGGTATAGATGCGTAGGGTCACGCCGTCCTTTTCTCCCAAGTGCCGGAGGATGGCCTGTTCCTCGGTGGCGGTGGGGTACTCCCGCAGCGCCCACACACAGCGGTAGGTGTTCCCGCAGATGAAGTGATCGGTGTTGAATTTAATTACCGAGGGGGCGATCATATCCAGAAACTCTTGGATTCTGGCATCTTCCTGTGGCGGTGATTGGTTTTTTCTTTTTCTTGCCATCGGCGTTTTTTCCTTTCTGTTTTTGATTTTGGGTATAGCAAAAGCCGCCACATTGCGTGACGGCTTGAGAAAATATAGTGATTATAAATACTGATATTACTTGATATTGCGGATATCTTTAATTTTACACAAAATTTCATATTGACACTTTTCGATTTGGTGCATATAATAGTCATATCGAAGAATATAGATTTGAGGTGTTAATATGGAAAACTACTTAGAAAATACCAAAGTGTTTAAGGCGCTGGGTGACCCCAAAAGAGCTATGATTGTTGATATGCTCTCTTGCGGAGAGCTTTGCGCCTGCATGATTTTAGAGAAATTTGAAATGTCCCAATCCACGCTGTCCCATCACATGAAGCTCCTGTGTGAATGTGGGATTGTCAAAGGCCGGAATGAGGGCAAATGGACATATTATTCCTTGGACGAGGAAACCATCAGCAAAACAAAGCAATTTTTCTGTTCCATCACCAGTGATAAGGAAAACTGTATTTGCAAAGAAGATACAGGCTGCTGCAAGGGATGTGATAGCAATGAGTAAGGAGAAAAATACCGGTATCGGCTTTTTTGAAAAGTACCTGACCATTTGGGTGCTGATCTGTATGGCGGCGGGAATATTGATCGGCAAGTTCCTGCCGGGTATTCCTGAATTCTTAAGCCGCTTTGAGTACGCGCAAATATCCATTCCCATTGCCGTACTTATTTGGGTGATGATTTATCCCATGATGATGAAGGTGGATTTTCAGTCGATTAAAAATGTACGCAACAATCCGCAGGGGCTTCTGATATCCAGCGGAACAAGCTGGCTGATTAAGCCCTTTCTGATGTTTGGTCTTGCCTCCTTCTTTTTTCACGTTGTTTTCAAGGCGCTCATACCGACTGAGCTTGCACAAAGCTATGTTGCCGGAGCCGTCTTGCTGGGAGCCGCCCCCTGTACCGCAATGGTGTTTGTTTGGAGCAATCTGACCAAGGGCGACCCTGCCCATACCTTAGTGCAGGTGGCCGTCAATGATCTGATTATCCTTGTTGCGTTTGTTCCCATCGTATCCTTTCTGCTGGGTGTAACAAATATCTTTGTGCCGTGGGATACGCTGATTCTTTCCATTGTTTTATTTGTTGTTGTTCCACTTGTGGGCGGTTTTCTCACCCGGTATTTCATGGTCAAGAACAAAGGCGAGGAATATTTTACACAAAGGTTCATCCCTAAGTTTGATAACATTACAACCGTTGGGCTTCTGCTGACACTGGTGATCATCTTTTCTTTCCAAGGGGATGCCATACTGGAAAATCCCCTGCATGTTCTTTTGATTGCTGTCCCGCTGATCCTGCAAAACGTCCTTACTGCCGTCTTTGCCTATTGGATGTGCAAGGTGACAAAACAGCCCCATAACGTTGCGGCTCCTGCCGCGCTCATTGGTGCCTCGGACTTTTTTGAGCTGTCAGTGGCTGTTGCGATTGCACTGTTCGGGCCGACTTCCCCGGTGGTGCTGGTCTGTACCGTTGGCGTTCTGACAGAAGTGCCGGTCATGCTCTTACTTGTGAGGTTTGTGAATAAAACGAAACACTGGTTTATCGACCCCAAAACCGTACATTAGATTATTGAATTTTACGGCTTGATGCTAAAAAATAAATTATTAAGGAGTGTTATCCTATGAAAAAAATGCAAATATTTGAACCAGCCATGTGCTGTGACACCGGCCTTTGCGGTGTGAGTGTTGACCCGGAACTGCTTCGCATTTCTACGGTTTTGAATGCACTGAAAAAGAACGGAGTGGCAGTTGACCGCTTTAATCTAAGCAGTGCGCCAATGGCCTTTGTCAATAACAAAATGATCAACGATTTTATCAATGAAAAAGGTGTTGAGGAGCTGCCTGCTGTTGTGATCGATGAAAATATTGTGATGACTGGCCGCTATCCGACCAACGAGGAGCTTGTTTCTCTGCTGGAGGTTCCCGCAAGCTATTTGACCGAAACAAAATCCATAAAGCAAGGCGGTTGTGGCTGCTCTGGCGGGAATTGCTGCTAAGCAGGAAAGGAGGTTCCTCAATGCAATTTTTTGACCCACACAAAATCACCTTAACAAAATACCTGTTTTACACAGGCAAAGGCGGTGTCGGGAAAACATCGGTTGCGTGTGCGACAGCGGTAAATCTTGCGGACAGCGGCAAAAGGGTTCTTCTTGTCAGCACAGACCCGGCATCCAATTTGCAGGATGTGTTTAATACCCCGCTTTCAGGGAGAGCAATCCCTATTGCAGAAGTACACAATCTGGATGTGGCAAACCTTGACCCCATACAGGCGGCGGCAGAATACAGGGAAAGCGTAATTGCTCCCTATCGTGGTAAGCTGCCGGAATCAGTCCTCGCCAATATGGAAGAGCAACTTTCCGGTTCCTGTACGGTGGAAATCGCCGCTTTCAATGAATTTTCCAACTTCATTACCAATAAAGACTTAGCACAAAAATACGACCATATTCTGTTTGATACCGCACCGACAGGGCATACCCTTAGAATGCTCCAGCTTCCCTCTGCATGGAGTAATTTCATCAGCGAAAGTACGCATGGGGCTTCTTGCTTAGGGCAATTATCCGGGCTTGAAAGCAAAAAGGAAATGTATAAAATGGCGGTGGAAACACTGGCAGACGGCATACAAACAACCTTAATCCTTGTAACCCGACCTGAAGCAGCTCCTCTCAGGGAAATAGAGAGGGCTTCTCACGAATTGGCGGAGCTTGGTGTACGCAATCAGTCTATGGTAATCAATGGCGTATTGGCAGATTATGATGATAGCATCTCGGAGAGCCTTTACGATAAACAGCAAAAAGCCCTTGTGAATATACCAAAATCGTTAGAGGAAATCCAAGCCTACATGATTCCCTTACGGGCTTATAATATTACCGGCATAGAGAATGTCAGGTCACTGCTCACAAAGGATAGCTATGTCATCAGCGATGAGACCATCAAAGCAAAGAGCATTCCTCAGCTAAAGGATGTAATGGATGACTTATATCATAGCGGTAAAAAAGTCATTTTCACAATGGGCAAGGGAGGTGTTGGCAAAACCACACTTGCCGCCGCTATCGCTTTAGGGCTTTCCGAAAAAGGCGAAAAGGTGCATCTAACCACCACCGACCCGGCAGCACACTTAAAATTTGTTCTCGATGAAAACAGCGGCATTACCATGAGCCATATTGACGAGCATGCGGAGCTGGCACGATATCAGGAGGAAGTATTATCAAAGGCAAGGGAAACCATGTCGGAAGAAGATATTGCCTATATTGAGGAAGATTTACGTTCCCCCTGCACACAGGAAATAGCCGTATTCCGAGCCTTTGCGGAAGTAGTGGAGCGTGCCGAGAACGAGATTGTTGTCATTGATACCGCCCCCACAGGACATACACTTTTACTTTTGGATTCAACCTTGAGCTATCACAAAGAGGTTCAGAGGACACAGGGCAATATCCCGGATTCCGTAAAAAAGCTGCTGCCACGTTTGCGAAATGCTGAAACAGAGGTCATTATTGTAACCTTACCGGAGGCCACTCCGGTTTATGAGGCACTGCGGCTGGAAGAGGATTTGAAGCGAGCCAATATCTCTGCAAAGTGGTGGATTGTGAATTCTTCTCTTTATCATACAAAAACAACAAACGCCCTGTTAGCTGCAAAAGCCAGTAATGAAATTCCGTGGATCAACAGGATAGCGGGACACACAAACGGCAATTTTGCTTTAATCGCTTGGAGTGCAGATGATATGAAGGGCGATAAGCTGCGAGAGCTATAGGAGGACTTTTATGAATAAGAAAGTAAACAAACCCAAAGTAGCATTTATTTGTGTTCACAACTCTTGCCGCAGTCAGATTGCAGAAGCCCTTGGCAAGCACCTCGCCGCTGATGTGTTTGAAAGCTATTCTGCCGGAACAGAAACAAAGCCGCAAATTAATCAGGATGCTGTTCGGTTAATGAAGCAACTCTATGGTATTGATATGGAGAAAACACAGCGTTCCAAGCTACTTTCGGAAATCCCTCCAGTGGATATCGTCATTACAATGGGCTGTAATGTTCAGTGCCCTTTTTTACCCTGCAAGCATCGGGAGGATTGGGGGCTTGACGATCCGACCGGCAAAGGCGATGAAGAGTTTATTGAGGTTATACACGACATTGACCAGCGCATAAAAACGCTTAAAACAAGAATCGAAACAGGTTCCCTTTAAGGAATAACGGAAAAATAATTCACTGCGTACAGGATAGCTACATAGATAAGCTATCCTGTACGTTTTTTTTACTCATTCAAAATAACCCATCGCTCCCCATCGAAATCTTCAAACTTTTCGGTCGTGACATTCTGCTCAAAATAAACCGCAAGGATGCGCTTGATGTCCTCCTTGTCCGCTCGTTTTACGGAAAAGCCCTGCTCTTTCAGGGACTTTTCAATGCGGAACAGATATGGGAACACCTCTTTTTCCTTTTCATTTCGCAGGCGGATCAGGATTAAAAACTCCCTTGCAGTGGCCATCTGTACCTGTATCCGGTCAAGGAAGGACAGGTCTTTTTCGAGGAGCTTTCGCACCACAGGATTCTGCTCCTGCTCCATGCGGCTGCGAAGAAACTGCTTGTTATCCTCGAAGTTTTCCCGGCTGTTTAAACACAAAATTTCAATTTCGGCGATTCCTTTGAGAACAGTCATAAGCGCATAAATGCGGGTGCTGATGCTGCCCTCCGACAGCACCGATATGTTGCTGGGCTTGATGATGAAATACACCAGCTCCCCATGCCCATAGGTCTGCAGGCTGTATTCGGTGATTTCCTTGGTACCGATGAGCTGCCGGGTGGAGGTTCGTTTTTTGGCTTCTGATTTATCGTTCCTGCGCATTGGGCGTATACCTCCATTCATAGAATTGCTGCTTGGTAATAAAAAAAGCACAGGCATACCGGAGAAAATCCAGAATACTTGTGTCCTCAAAGCGGATTGTTAAAAAGGCGTAGACGGCGGTCAGCACAATGGGCGGCACAAAGCCCAGCTGGGAAACCGCAAGCACAGAGATGAGCAGCGCCACACCGATGATGCCGATATCCCGCAGCTGCCACAGCCACAAGATCGCCTTTGCTCTTAAGTGATCGGGGTAAATATACATGAGGCACCTCCCTTACATCCGCATGGAAAAACCGGAGCCTTGATTCAGCTCCGGTTCCATTTCTTTTGCGGCATAGTGTACATTGGGAGAATAACAGGACTCATTCAGCTGCTTGGCGTAGCTTTCGGCCTGTTCTATCGACTCAAACTCCATCGGCTTGCCACCATGCTTGCACCAGCTCTGAGCGGCTCCGCACACCGAACCGGCGCTGCGCATCGCCCACACACCATATTTCTTTTCCATCGTAAAACCTCCTTGGATTTGTTCTGCGGATATCTCCC
The nucleotide sequence above comes from Anaerocolumna cellulosilytica. Encoded proteins:
- the arsD gene encoding arsenite efflux transporter metallochaperone ArsD, with amino-acid sequence MKKMQIFEPAMCCDTGLCGVSVDPELLRISTVLNALKKNGVAVDRFNLSSAPMAFVNNKMINDFINEKGVEELPAVVIDENIVMTGRYPTNEELVSLLEVPASYLTETKSIKQGGCGCSGGNCC
- the arsA gene encoding arsenical pump-driving ATPase, which codes for MWLLWRELLLSRKGGSSMQFFDPHKITLTKYLFYTGKGGVGKTSVACATAVNLADSGKRVLLVSTDPASNLQDVFNTPLSGRAIPIAEVHNLDVANLDPIQAAAEYRESVIAPYRGKLPESVLANMEEQLSGSCTVEIAAFNEFSNFITNKDLAQKYDHILFDTAPTGHTLRMLQLPSAWSNFISESTHGASCLGQLSGLESKKEMYKMAVETLADGIQTTLILVTRPEAAPLREIERASHELAELGVRNQSMVINGVLADYDDSISESLYDKQQKALVNIPKSLEEIQAYMIPLRAYNITGIENVRSLLTKDSYVISDETIKAKSIPQLKDVMDDLYHSGKKVIFTMGKGGVGKTTLAAAIALGLSEKGEKVHLTTTDPAAHLKFVLDENSGITMSHIDEHAELARYQEEVLSKARETMSEEDIAYIEEDLRSPCTQEIAVFRAFAEVVERAENEIVVIDTAPTGHTLLLLDSTLSYHKEVQRTQGNIPDSVKKLLPRLRNAETEVIIVTLPEATPVYEALRLEEDLKRANISAKWWIVNSSLYHTKTTNALLAAKASNEIPWINRIAGHTNGNFALIAWSADDMKGDKLREL
- a CDS encoding arsenate reductase ArsC yields the protein MNKKVNKPKVAFICVHNSCRSQIAEALGKHLAADVFESYSAGTETKPQINQDAVRLMKQLYGIDMEKTQRSKLLSEIPPVDIVITMGCNVQCPFLPCKHREDWGLDDPTGKGDEEFIEVIHDIDQRIKTLKTRIETGSL